A single Lolium perenne isolate Kyuss_39 chromosome 6, Kyuss_2.0, whole genome shotgun sequence DNA region contains:
- the LOC127307005 gene encoding replication protein A 32 kDa subunit B, producing the protein MYGGGGQYDAGGGQYDGNGGAASANNLFGGGGFMPSQTTNTPEGGGGGGFNKGRGSQTLMPLTVKQLMDASQTNDDKSSFAVNGWEVSTVRLVGRMLNKNERVTDVTFVLDDGTGRIEVNRWENETSDTEEMKLVNDGDYVIVNGGLKGFQGKRHVVAYSVRLVTNYNDITHHFLYCIYVHLDLAKAKRLASQPQANASTSTWNQAPLPNNQSASGNTAGKELTDLVMSVFHDPVLGNMEHGVSVDEVASRLKLSDAVARSTVQHLADIGNLYPTIDDNHFKSALNG; encoded by the exons ATGTACGGCGGAGGCGGCCAGTACGACGCCGGCGGCGGCCAGTACGACGGCAACGGCGGCGCCGCGAGCGCCAACAAcctcttcggcggcggcgggttcATGCCCTCGCAGACCACCAACACcccggagggcggcggcggcggcggcttcaaCAAG GGTCGCGGCTCGCAGACGCTGATGCCGCTCACCGTCAAGCAGCTCATGGACGCGTCACAGACAAACGACGACAAGTCCAGCTTCGCCGTCAATGGCTGGGAGGTGTCCACG GTTAGGCTTGTAGGACGCATGCTGAATAAAAACGAGCGGGTCACAGATGTAACGTTTGTTCTTGATGATGGTACAGGCAGGATAGAAGTGAATCGCTG GGAAAATGAGACGTCTGACACTGAGGAAATGAAGCTAGTCAA TGATGGCGACTATGTTATTGTCAATGGTGGTCTGAAAGGCTTCCAAGGGAAGCGTCACGTGGTTGCTTATTCCGTGCG GCTTGTAACCAACTACAATGATATAACACATCACTTTCTGTACTGCATTTATGTGCATCTGGATCTTGCCAAGGCTAAG AGGTTGGCGTCTCAGCCCCAAGCAAATGCTAGTACATCAACATGGAACCAAGCTCCACTTCCTAATAATCAG TCTGCATCTGGAAATACTGCTGGAAAAGAGTTAACTGATTTGGTCATGAGTGTGTTTCATGACCCAGTACTTGG AAACATGGAGCATGGAGTAAGTGTTGATGAGGTTGCTAGCCGTCTTAAACTATCAGATGCAGTGGCCAG GTCGACTGTTCAACATCTTGCTGATATTGGCAACCTTTATCCAACTATCGATGACAACCACTTCAAGTCTGCACTGAATGGTTGA
- the LOC127309477 gene encoding uncharacterized protein: MDPPTAQSMSATEDFQDKSLDGCCSCCYDCCSSILDWICCV; the protein is encoded by the exons ATGGATCCCCCGACCGCCCAGTCCATGTCCGCGACCGAAGACTTCCAGGACAAGAGCCTGGACGGATG CTGTTCCTGCTGCTACGACTGCTGCTCCAGCATCCTGGACTGGATCTGCTGTGTTTGA
- the LOC127310247 gene encoding putative protein phosphatase 2C 23 yields the protein MLRMEWASCYLPDHDEDAHFGHDEAGVLGVADGVGSYRNRGVDAAAFSRGLMTSAFMHVLAIEPGTPVCPYTLLERAYDETVASAASGASTAVILSLAGATLKWAYIGDSAFAVLRGGKIVHRSRAQQSHFNCPFQISAGGKGDSVAKADVGEMPVRDGDVVVAGTDGLFDNVFDAELARVVRMGTAQGYLPKNMADVVAGIAYEMSRSRTKVSPFSTEYQKQATGVGFHGGKPDDITVVVAFVRDLSTR from the coding sequence ATGCTGAGGATGGAGTGGGCTTCCTGCTATCTACCGGACCACGACGAAGACGCGCACTTCGGGCACGACGAGGCCGGCGTCCTCGGCGTGGCGGACGGCGTGGGATCGTACCGCAATCGCGGCGTGGACGCAGCCGCGTTCTCACGAGGGCTCATGACGAGCGCCTTCATGCACGTCCTGGCGATCGAGCCCGGCACGCCCGTCTGCCCATACACGCTGCTGGAGCGGGCGTACGACGAGACCGTCGCGTCCGCCGCGTCCGGGGCCTCCACGGCCGTCATCCTCTCGCTCGCCGGCGCCACGCTCAAGTGGGCGTACATCGGAGACAGCGCCTTCGCCGTGCTCCGGGGCGGCAAGATCGTGCACCGTTCGCGGGCGCAGCAAAGCCACTTCAACTGCCCGTTCCAGATCAGTGCCGGCGGGAAGGGGGACAGCGTCGCGAAAGCGGACGTCGGCGAGATGCCCGTGAGGGACGGAGACGTCGTCGTGGCCGGGACGGACGGGCTGTTCGACAACGTCTTCGACGCGGAGCTGGCGCGGGTAGTGCGGATGGGCACGGCGCAGGGATACTTGCCCAAGAACATGGCGGACGTCGTCGCGGGCATCGCGTACGAGATGTCGCGGAGCCGAACGAAAGTCTCGCCGTTCAGCACTGAGTACCAGAAGCAGGCCACCGGGGTCGGGTTCCACGGCGGGAAGCCGGATGACATCACCGTTGTCGTAGCCTTCGTTCGGGATTTGTCGACCAGATAA